One genomic segment of Manis pentadactyla isolate mManPen7 chromosome 1, mManPen7.hap1, whole genome shotgun sequence includes these proteins:
- the CCR2 gene encoding C-C chemokine receptor type 2, with the protein MNVSFSHSVLSTSHSLFTTNIQENNEEPTTYDYDYSAPCEKADVRQIAARLLPPLYSLVFVSGFVGNLLVVLILINCKKLKSMTDIYLLNLAASDLLFLLTFPVWAHHAANGWGLGDAMCKLFTGLYHIGYFGGFFFVILLTIDRYLAIVHAVFALKARTVTFGMMTSGVTWVVAVFASLPGIIFARSQNEDSLSSCGPSFPVGWKNFHTIMRTVLGLVLPLLVMIICYSGILKTLLRCRNEKKKHKAVRLIFVIMIVYFLFWAPYNIVLLLSTFQEFFNVSNCKSSSQLDQAMQVTETLGMTHCCINPIIYAFVGEKFRRYLSVFFRKHIAKHLCKQCPVFYGEPADRVSSTYTPSTGEQEVSVGL; encoded by the coding sequence ATGAATGTTTCCTTCAGCCACAGCGTACTGTCCACATCTCATTCTCTGTTTACAACAAATATCCAGGAGAACAACGAAGAGCCCACCACCTATGACTATGATTACAGCGCACCCTGCGAAAAGGCCGACGTGAGACAGATCGCGGCCAGGCTCCTGCCTCCGCTGTACTCGCTGGTGTTCGTCTCTGGTTTTGTGGGCAACCTGCTGGTCGTCCTCATCCTGATAAACTGCAAAAAGCTGAAGAGCATGACTGACATCTACCTGCTCAATCTGGCCGCCTCTGACCTGCTTTTCCTTCTTACTTTCCCGGTGTGGGCTCATCATGCTGCGAACgggtggggcctgggggacgCGATGTGTAAATTATTCACAGGGCTGTATCACATTGGTTACTTTGGAGGATTCTTCTTTGTCATCCTCTTGACCATTGATAGGTACCTGGCTATCGTCCATGCTGTGTTTGCTTTAAAAGCCAGGACGGTCACCTTTGGGATGATGACAAGTGGGGTCACCTGGGTGGTGGCTGTGTTTGCCTCTCTCCCAGGAATCATCTTTGCCAGATCCCAAAATGAAGATTCCCTCAGCTCCTGTGGACCTTCTTTTCCAGTAGGATGGAAGAATTTCCACACAATCATGCGGACCGTCTTGGGCCTGGTCCTGCCGCTGCTGGTCATGATCATCTGCTACTCGGGAATCCTCAAAACCCTGCTTCGGTGTCGAAATGAGAAGAAGAAGCACAAGGCTGTGAGGCTCATTTTCGTGATCATGATTGTTTACTTTCTTTTCTGGGCTCCCTACAACATCGTCCTTCTCCTGAGCACCTTCCAGGAATTCTTTAACGTGAGTAACTGTAAGAGCAGCAGTCAGCTGGACCAAGCCATGCAGGTGACGGAGACCCTCGGCATGACGCACTGCTGCATCAACCCCATCATCTATGCCTTCGTCGGGGAGAAGTTCAGACGGTACCTCTCCGTGTTTTTCCGAAAGCACATCGCCAAACACCTCTGTAAGCAGTGCCCAGTTTTCTACGGGGAGCCGGCAGATCGAGTGAGCTCAACGTACACCCCTTCCACTGGGGAGCAGGAAGTCTCGGTTGGTCTGTAA